The sequence CATTACTATTGTCAAGCTGGAGTCTTTGACCAGTTTAACGATAGCTTCCAGGAAGTTCAGCTCATTGCGGAAGTCTAGATGGGCGGTTGGTTCGTCCATGATTAGTATCGGAGTTTGTTGGGCAAGCGCGCGGGCAACTAAAACAAGTTGTGTCTCGCCGCCGCTCAACTGTGTATAAGGCCGGTCTCTGAACTGGATGATACCAACTTTCTCCATGGCTTCTTCCGCTATCCTTCGATCAGTAGGGGTAGGTGGAGAGAAAGTGCTGGTATGTGCTGTTCTTCCCATCAGTACGATGTCGATTGCCTTGTAGGGGAAAGGCTTTTCATGAGACTGCGGGATATAGGCAGCTATTCTTGCGACCTCTGGTGGTTTCATTCCCCTTACATTTCTGTTGTCGAGAGTGATTTGCCCATCAGTAAGAGCTAAAACCCCCATCATGCATAAAATCAGTGTCGATTTTCCGCAGCCGTTTGGCCCGAACAAGCAAAAGACTTCGCCCGGATTGATTTCAAGATCAATGTTTTCGAAGATATTTTCCTCTCCATAGGAAAACGTAGCATTGCTAACATTGATTATCCCCACGTCACCAGCCCCTTGCCTTGGTTCTTCTGATTAAATATATAAAGAAAGGGCCACCGATCAGAGATGTCAGGATTCCGAGGGGTATTTCCGATCCGGTCAATGTTCTGGCAATATTGTCTACGATCACCAAATAACCAGCACCAAGCGAAATTGTGACTGGGATGAGAGCTTCGTTGTTGTTGCCGACCAGCATCCTGCCAATATGCGGGATTACCAAGCCTACCCAGCCAATAATACCACTCACGCATACTGCTCCGGCAGTAGCGAGTGTGGCAAAAAAAATGGCCAGGCTTTTGGCAACGAATACATTTAAACCAAGGGCACGTGCTTCAATGTCCCCCAGTGACAGTACATTTAACCTCCATCTCATAAGTAGTAATCCGACAACGCCTATAGACATGGGAATTGCTGCTATAAGGGTATCGGAAAACCTGGCGGATGCAAGGCTTCCCATCAGCCAGAATACGATACTGGGCAATTGATTGAAGGGATCTGCGATGTATTTTAATAATGAGATGAGGGCTGAAAAGATCGATGAAACCACCACGCCACCCAGTACCAGCATGACGGTTGGAGTGGCTTTATAGGTTGTCCCGATTAGGTAACTCAGCACAACTGCAATTAGCCCGAATCCAAATGCAAACAGGTAAATAAACAATGTCTGGCCGTCAAACAGGATGATGGCTAACGC comes from Dehalococcoidales bacterium and encodes:
- a CDS encoding iron ABC transporter permease, producing MVSLFIGRYPLSFSEVFTALGFKLGLVQEPVPSTHLNVVWDVRLSRAILGTLVGASLAVSGASFQGMFRNPLVSANILGVTSGAGFGAALAIILFDGQTLFIYLFAFGFGLIAVVLSYLIGTTYKATPTVMLVLGGVVVSSIFSALISLLKYIADPFNQLPSIVFWLMGSLASARFSDTLIAAIPMSIGVVGLLLMRWRLNVLSLGDIEARALGLNVFVAKSLAIFFATLATAGAVCVSGIIGWVGLVIPHIGRMLVGNNNEALIPVTISLGAGYLVIVDNIARTLTGSEIPLGILTSLIGGPFFIYLIRRTKARGW
- a CDS encoding ABC transporter ATP-binding protein → MGIINVSNATFSYGEENIFENIDLEINPGEVFCLFGPNGCGKSTLILCMMGVLALTDGQITLDNRNVRGMKPPEVARIAAYIPQSHEKPFPYKAIDIVLMGRTAHTSTFSPPTPTDRRIAEEAMEKVGIIQFRDRPYTQLSGGETQLVLVARALAQQTPILIMDEPTAHLDFRNELNFLEAIVKLVKDSSLTIVMATHFPNHAFYFEGTGIKSGLALMNNKSITIKGNPVEVLTEENMENVFNIKSKLISYTWKDETLKQIVPLETF